The Raphanus sativus cultivar WK10039 chromosome 2, ASM80110v3, whole genome shotgun sequence genome includes a region encoding these proteins:
- the LOC108823410 gene encoding 60S ribosomal protein L27-3: MVKFLKQNKAVILLQGRYAGKKAVIIRSFDDGNRERPYGHCLVAGLKKYPSKVIRKDSAKKTAKKSRVKCFIKVVNYQHLMPTRYTLDVDLKEVATLEALSSKDKKVAALKEAKAKLEERFKTGKNRWFFTKLRF; encoded by the coding sequence ATGGTGAAGTTCCTGAAGCAGAACAAGGCAGTGATCCTCCTCCAAGGCCGATACGCCGGGAAGAAGGCCGTGATCATCCGCTCCTTCGACGATGGAAACCGCGAGCGCCCTTACGGACACTGCCTCGTCGCCGGACTCAAGAAGTACCCGAGCAAGGTCATCCGCAAGGACTCGGCGAAGAAGACGGCCAAGAAATCTAGGGTTAAGTGTTTCATCAAGGTCGTCAACTACCAGCACCTGATGCCTACGCGTTACACCCTCGACGTGGACCTCAAGGAAGTCGCGACCCTCGAGGCTCTGTCTTCGAAGGACAAGAAGGTCGCTGCTCTCAAGGAGGCCAAGGCTAAGCTCGAGGAGCGTTTCAAGACCGGGAAGAACAGGTGGTTCTTTACCAAACTCAGGTTCTGA
- the LOC108828651 gene encoding uncharacterized protein LOC108828651: MASSAAIRSEIYDREERKQQYQAHIRGLNAYERHKKFLKDYVRFYGKDKPTQVKLPVKTDHDTLREGYRFIRSEEDDLNPSWEQRLVKRYYDKLFKEYCIADMSRYKTGQMGLRWRTEKEVMSGKGQFMCGSKQCHEIEGLASYEVNFSYHEAGEHKQALVKLVTCEGCAEKLYYKRRKEGERSESKEKKKQKRKRNRSSSDDDTDEEERRKGKKNMSKLEGDERGEVKDDENFDEFMEGMFPGKGDNN, translated from the exons ATGGCTTCTTCGGCAGCCATCAGATCTGAAATTTACGACCGAGAAGAACGCAAGCA GCAATACCAAGCGCATATTCGTGGCCTAAACGCTTATGAACGGCATAAGAAGTTCCTGAAAGACTACG TTCGTTTTTATGGCAAGGACAAGCCGACACAAGTCAAGCTGCCCGTTAAAACCGACCACGACACACTTAGAGAAGGATACCG GTTTATACGATCTGAAGAAGATGATTTAAACCCTTCTTGGGAGCAAAGGCTCGTGAAGCGATACTATGATAAACTTTTTAAGGA ATACTGTATAGCTGACATGTCACGGTACAAGACTGGCCAG ATGGGTTTAAGATGGAGAACGGAAAAAGAAGTAATGTCAGGCAAAG GGCAGTTTATGTGTGGAAGCAAACAGTGTCATGAAATAGAAGGGTTGGCGAGCTATGAG GTGAATTTTTCTTATCATGAAGCTGGTGAACACAAACAAGCCCTTGTAAAACTCGTAACTTGTGAGGG ATGTGCTGAGAAGCTGTATTACAAAAGAAGAAAGGAGGGTGAAAGATCAGAgagtaaagaaaagaaaaagcagaAACGTAAACG GAATCGATCAAGCAGTGATGATGACACAGACGAAGAGGAAAGGAGAAAAG GAAAAAAGAATATGTCCAAGCTGGAGGGTGATGAGAGAGGAGAAGTCAAGGATGATGAGAACTTCGACGAATTCATGGAAGGAATGTTTCCGGGGAAGGGTGATAATAACTAG
- the LOC108839387 gene encoding uncharacterized protein LOC108839387 has product MEVRGLVMYVLLMCYIFGHIMTSHNNGFIEARSSSKYGDQEIEKKLMTINKPAVKIIKTIHGELYGCVDFFKQPAFDHPSMKNHTYHYKMRPVSRPKEKRTRETNNTGYGYLWENGVGCPIGTVPIRRITKDDILGLNLLEDKYKPGGSYNTTTYGTDPYYDQHHFAVGRTPNNRMVFNGATMELCITAPQVKPTQFSSARLHIQLGDDFIQIGITVNPLLYKDDQPRLYQYTKAGGQQCYNAQCPAGMVSVRQDFPMGLSMLPASVRGAKTSYFSTFGLIKDQPSGNWWFQFDKDFDAIGFWPSERFHQNSGNYVEWGGEVFTASLPGPQMGYGIFPYAVISYDAYVKNVAILDANFNFDTKVDYMESFSDNNAGYQVIDFVKSEFKDAGHVIFYGGPGLDH; this is encoded by the exons ATGGAAGTAAGAGGTCTAGTGATGTACGTGTTGTTGATGTGTTACATCTTTGGTCACATAATGACAAGTCATAACAATGGCTTTATCGAAGCCCGGAGCTCGTCTAAATACGGAGATCAAGAAATCGAGAAGAAGCTAATGACAATTAACAAACCCGCTGTCAAGATCATCAAG ACTATCCATGGAGAACTATACGGATGCGTGGATTTCTTCAAGCAACCAGCATTTGATCACCCTTCTATGAAAAATCACACATACCATTACAAG ATGCGTCCGGTATCCCGTCCCAAAGAAAAGAGAACAAGAGAGACAAACAATACCGGATATGGTTACTTATGGGAGAATGGTGTGGGTTGTCCCATTGGTACGGTCCCTATACGAAGAATCACCAAAGACGATATCTTGGGATTAAACTTGTTAGAGGATAAATATAAACCTGGGGGTTCTTACAACACTACCACCTACGGTACTGACCCGTATTACGACCAACATCAT TTCGCGGTGGGTCGGACACCGAACAACCGAATGGTCTTCAATGGAGCAACAATGGAACTTTGTATAACCGCCCCTCAGGTTAAGCCTACCCAATTCAGTAGTGCTCGGCTTCACATTCAGTTGGGAGACGATTTCATCCAAATTGGTATAACT GTAAATCCATTACTGTACAAGGACGACCAACCTCGGCTTTACCAATATACAAAG GCCGGTGGACAACAATGTTACAATGCCCAATGCCCCGCAGGAATGGTAAGTGTTCGTCAAGATTTTCCAATGGGCTTGTCAATGCTGCCAGCTTCTGTTCGCGGTGCTAAGACAAGTTATTTCAGCACATTTGGACTAATCAAG GACCAACCAAGTGGGAACTGGTGGTTTCAGTTTGATAAAGACTTCGACGCAATCGGTTTCTGGCCGTCGGAAAGGTTTCATCAAAACTCTGGAAACTACGTCGAGTGGGGCGGAGAAGTGTTCACCGCATCACTACCTGGTCCTCAGATGGGATATGGAATTTTTCCATATGCTGTTATAAGTTACGATGCATATGTCAAAAATGTAGCCATACTCGATGCTAATTTTAACTTTGATACTAAAGTGGATTACATGGAATCATTTTCGGACAATAATGCAGGATACCAAGTGATCGACTTCGTAAAGTCTGAATTCAAAGATGCTGGTCATGTAATCTTTTATGGTGGTCCAGGACTCGatcattaa
- the LOC108842928 gene encoding protein PAT1 homolog 2: MMERSDSRDLYYNLARASSSSNNNNSTLFDASQYEFFGQSLEEVELGGLDDDACSVLGHADDGDGYHLFDKREGAGLGSLSEMDDLATTFAKLNRVVSGPKHLGVIGDRGSGSFSRESSSATDWTQDNEFTSWLDNQHTLEEQAHEPSWASHPHSSANSNSLHRTSSYPQQQAQLQHYSSEPIIVPESTFTSFPSPGNRAQQSSPSHIHRAPSLPGSSQLNLPAPNSSAFHLSHGPPHYNSSNLARYASCGPTLGNNTVQPPPPHWVTDPGLLLLHGDRSGLLHSLVQQQQQQQQQLQLPPRNGFASQQQLISLQQRQQSLAHLAALQSQLYSSCPSPSREAREHKHKPSHRSRKNRSSSGGSGLLSQQASLSSQKSETGLQFRSKYMTSEEIESILKMQHSNSHSSDPYVNDYYHQARLAKKSSKTLFCPSHLKDHHHNHSRSRNSTSSSDQQPQVHVDALGKINLPYVCRPRALLEVVDSPPRGRSHLEEEPLVAARVTIEDAFGVLIDIVDVDRTLQCNRPQDGGGSQLVRKRQLLLEGLATSLQLVDPFKNKTGLTSKDDIVFLRIATLPKGKKLLAKYIQLLVPGTEIARVVCMAVFRHLRFLFGGLPSDASAAQTVGNLAKAVTVCVQAMDLRALSACLAAVVCSSEQPPLRPIGSPSGDGASVVLVSLLERAAADEVVKNSNGGLWRASFDEFFVLLTKYCRSKYETIHGQKQENAAAAAGDVLEVAIKREMPAELLRASLRHTSEEQRNFLLNFGRKASSSQAPVSELTTGTARGGQVNSESVRA, translated from the exons ATGATGGAGAGATCTGATTCTAGAGATCTTTACTACAACTTAGCTCGAGCTTCTTCATCTA gtaataataataacagCACACTCTTTGACGCATCTCAATATGAGTTCTTTGgtcaaagtcttgaagaagttGAATTGGGAGGTCTTGATGATGATGCCTGTTCTGTTCTCGGACACGCCGATGATGGTGATGGGTATCACTTGTTTGATAAAAGAGAG GGTGCAGGTTTGGGATCATTGTCTGAAATGGATGATCTCGCCACAACTTTTGCTAAG CTAAACAGAGTTGTTTCCGGGCCCAAACACCTTGGAGTCATTGGTGACAGAGGATCAGGTTCCTTTTCAAGGGAAA GTTCTTCTGCAACAGATTGGACACAGGATAACGAGTTCACAAGCTGGTTGGACAACCAGCACACGCTTGAAGAACAAGCACATGAACCTAGCTGGGCTTCACATCCACATTCATCAGCTAACTCAAACTCCTTGCACAGAACATCCTCatatcctcagcagcaagcacAGCTGCAGCACTACAGCAGCGAACCGATCATCGTACCGGAATCTACCTTCACCTCTTTTCCTTCCCCTGGAAACAGAGCTCAACAATCTTCACCGAGCCATATTCACCGCGCTCCTTCTCTTCCCGGTAGCAGCCAGCTAAACCTCCCCGCACCGAACAGCTCTGCTTTCCATCTTTCACATGGACCGCCGCACTACAATAGTAGTAACTTGGCTAGGTACGCCTCATGCGGTCCTACTCTTGGTAACAACACGGTgcaacctcctcctcctcactGGGTTACTGACCCCGGCCTTCTTCTTCTGCACGGCGATCGCTCCGGACTGTTACACAGTCTTGTCCAACAGcaacaacagcagcagcagcaactcCAGCTCCCTCCTCGGAATGGTTTCGCATCACAACAACAGCTGATCTCTCTTCAGCAGAGACAACAATCTCTAGCGCATCTCGCCGCGTTACAGTCCCAGCTGTACAGCTCATGCCCTTCCCCATCCCGCGAAGCAAGGGAACACAAACACAAGCCGTCTCACAGGAGCCGAAAGAACAGAAGCAGCAGCGGAGGAAGCGGCCTCCTCTCCCAACAGGCATCTCTCTCCAGCCAGAAAAGCGAGACCGGACTTCAGTTCAGATCGAAGTACATGACGTCAGAAGAGATCGAGAGCATCCTCAAGATGCAGCACTCCAACTCCCACAGCAGCGACCCTTACGTCAACGATTATTACCACCAAGCTCGGCTTGCTAAAAAGTCTTCAAAGACTCTCTTCTGTCCTTCTCATCTGAAGGACCACCACCACAACCACTCTCGGTCTCGTAATAGTACTAGTAGCTCGGATCAGCAGCCGCAAGTCCACGTGGACGCTCTTGGAAAGATCAATCTTCCTTACGTTTGCAGGCCACGCGCTTTACTAGAGGTTGTTGACTCACCTCCTCGTGGAAGGTCTCATCTGGAGGAGGAACCTCTCGTTGCGGCTAGAGTCACAATCGAAGATGCTTTCGGAGTTCTTATAGATATAGTCGACGTCGACAGGACTCTCCAGTGCAACCGTCCGCAAGACGGTGGCGGCTCTCAGCTCGTGAGGAAGCGTCAGCTCCTCCTAGAAGGCTTAGCAACTTCTCTCCAGCTCGTCGATCCCTTCAAAAACAAAACCGGTTTGACCTCAAAGGACGATATCGTCTTTCTACGCATAGCGACGCTTCCCAAGGGGAAGAAGCTGCTCGCAAAGTATATACAGCTTCTTGTCCCCGGTACTGAGATCGCTCGTGTTGTCTGCATGGCTGTGTTTCGCCACCTCAGGTTTTTATTCGGTGGTTTACCTTCGGATGCTAGTGCAGCGCAGACAGTAGGTAACCTTGCTAAAGCGGTTACCGTCTGTGTCCAAGCGATGGATCTGCGAGCGCTGAGCGCTTGTCTCGCGGCTGTTGTCTGTTCCTCGGAGCAGCCGCCTCTCAGGCCTATAGGAAGCCCTTCGGGGGATGGAGCGTCGGTTGTGTTGGTGTCTCTTCTCGAGAGAGCTGCTGCTGATGAAGTTGTGAAGAACTCGAACGGTGGACTGTGGAGAGCCTCGTTTGATGAGTTCTTCGTGCTGCTTACGAAATATTGCAGGAGCAAGTATGAGACGATACATGGTCAGAAGCAGGAGAATGCTGCAGCAGCTGCTGGTGATGTGTTGGAGGTAGCTATAAAGAGGGAGATGCCTGCTGAGCTTTTGCGTGCGAGCTTGCGTCATACGAGTGAAGAGCAGCGGAACTTTTTGCTCAACTTTGGTCGTAAAGCTTCTTCTTCACAGGCGCCTGTGAGCGAGTTGACAACCGGTACTGCAAGGGGTGGACAGGTTAACTCTGAGTCTGTCAGGGCTTAA
- the LOC108842381 gene encoding uncharacterized protein LOC108842381 isoform X2 — protein MEPELEPVALTPQKQDNAWKHCEIYKYGDRLQMRCLYCRKMFKGGGITRVKEHLAGIKGQGVICDQVPEDVRLFLQQCIEGTVRRQRKRRHASSAEPSPLPLSAPALPPCEAEPMMMVVQSDVNNGFTSPPGSSDVVEGVSGGGRTKQRPYRRKKTAFFENGSGSNNSGLIGSDMDNNLVPVAISSVKNILPAASKDRENAVHMAVGRFLFGMGADFDAVSSTNLQPMIDAIASGGYGVSAPTQGDLRSWILKSCVEETMQEVEECKAMWKRTGCSILVEELSSDHKGLRVLNFLVYCPEKTVFLKSVDASEILSCADKLFELLREVVEEVGNTHVVQVITKYEDHYAAAGKRLMGEYGSLYWVPCAAHCVDNMLEEFGKIGWISETIERAQAVTRFIYNRSDVLSMMWKFTCGNDILQPLFSTSATGFATLGRMAELKSNLQAMVASPEWNECVYFKEAMTATIDDESFWKAVAMVNDLVGPLLRVLRIACSEKRPGMGYVYAALYRAKEAIKRDMVNKEDYMVYWRIIDQWWEQQQHVHLYAASFFLNPKFFYSASEEMRSEIISFPIDCIENLVPDHDTQDKISKELNSYKNAVGVFGRNLAIRARDTMLPAEWWSTYGESCLNLSRFAIRILSQTCSSSVGCRRNLIPVEQIYQAKNSIEQKRLSDLVFVQYNMRLKQLDSESGDDTIDPLSHSRMDVVKEWVSRDEACVEENGSSDWKSLESVKRTLVPTMDETDNLGSGFDDPEIFKVEKEVRDEGYYENTSEKAFT, from the exons ATGGAGCCAGAGCTGGAACCTGTAGCTCTCACACCTCAGAAGCAAGACAATGCGTGGAAGCACTGCGAAATCTACAAGTACGGTGACCGGCTCCAGATGAGGTGTCTCTACTGCCGCAAAATGTTCAAAGGCGGCGGTATCACTAGGGTTAAGGAGCATCTCGCCGGTATCAAGGGACAGGGAGTGATCTGCGACCAGGTTCCCGAAGATGTCAGGCTCTTCTTGCAGCAGTGCATCGAAGGAACCGTGAGGCGTCAGAGGAAGAGACGGCATGCAAGCTCGGCCGAGCCTTCGCCCTTGCCTTTGTCTGCGCCTGCTTTGCCTCCTTGTGAAGCTGAGCCGATGATGATGGTGGTTCAGTCTGATGTCAACAACGGGTTTACATCGCCTCCTGGAAGTAGTGATGTAGTTGAGGGAGTGTCGGGTGGTGGCAGGACGAAGCAGAGGCCTTACAGGAGGAAGAAGACTGCTTTTTTTGAGAATGGTAGTGGGAGCAACAACAGTGGCTTGATTGGTTCAGACATGGACAATAATCTGGTCCCCGTGGCGATTAGCAGCGTGAAGAACATTCTCCCCGCAGCTTCTAAAGATAGGGAGAACGCGGTTCATATGGCCGTGGGACGGTTTCTGTTTGGTATGGGAGCTGATTTCGATGCGGTGAGCTCTACTAATCTCCAACCGATGATCGATGCCATTGCCTCTGGAGGATACGGTGTGTCTGCACCGACGCAAGGTGATCTTCGAAGCTGGATACTGAAGAGTTGTGTGGAGGAAACGATGCAAGAAGTTGAAGAGTGCAAAGCGATGTGGAAGAGGACTGGCTGTTCAATCTTAGTCGAGGAGTTGAGCTCTGATCATAAAGGCCTTAGAGTCCTTAACTTTTTGGTCTACTGTCCTGAAAAGACAGTCTTCCTGAAATCGGTGGACGCGTCTGAGATCTTATCTTGTGCTGATAAGTTGTTTGAGCTGCTTAGGGAAGTGGTTGAAGAAGTTGGCAATACTCATGTCGTTCAAGTGATTACAAAGTACGAAGATCACTACGCTGCTGCTGGGAAAAGGCTGATGGGCGAGTACGGATCTCTCTATTGGGTTCCTTGCGCTGCACATTGCGTAGATAACATGCTGGAGGAGTTCGGGAAGATTGGGTGGATAAGCGAAACTATCGAGCGTGCTCAAGCTGTCACAAGATTCATTTACAACCGTAGTGATGTTTTGAGTATGATGTGGAAGTTCACTTGTGGCAATGATATCTTGCAGCCGTTGTTTAGCACATCCGCCACTGGTTTTGCTACGTTGGGTAGAATGGCTGAGCTCAAGTCCAATCTGCAGGCTATGGTTGCTTCACCAGAGTGGAATGAATGTGTGTATTTCAAAGAAGCTATGACTGCTACAATCGATGATGAATCCTTTTGGAAGGCTGTAGCTATGGTGAACGATTTGGTGGGTCCTCTTTTACGGGTTTTGAGGATAGCTTGTTCTGAGAAGAGGCCTGGGATGGGGTATGTGTATGCAGCACTGTACCGAGCGAAGGAAGCGATCAAGAGAGATATGGTTAACAAGGAGGATTACATGGTGTACTGGAGGATTATAGATCAATGGTGGGAGCAGCAGCAGCATGTTCATTTGTATGCTGCTAGTTTCTTTCTCAATCCCAAGTTTTTCTACAGCGCCAGTGAAGAGATGCGTAGTGAGATCATTTCGTTTCCGATTGACTGCATTGAGAATTTGGTTCCTGATCACGATACTCAAGATAAGATCAGCAAGGAGCTCAACTCTTACAAGAATGCTGTTGGAGTTTTTGGAAGGAACTTGGCGATCAGAGCTAGGGACACAATGCTTCCTG CTGAGTGGTGGTCTACATATGGAGAAAGCTGCTTGAACCTCTCACGCTTTGCAATACGCATTCTCAGTCAGACGTGCAGCTCATCGGTTGGATGCAGGAGAAACCTGATACCGGTTGAACAAATATACCAGGCAAAGAACTCAATTGAGCAAAAAAGGCTCAGCGATCTTGTGTTTGTTCAGTACAACATGCGCCTCAAACAACT GGATTCTGAAAGCGGAGATGACACGATAGATCCATTATCACACAGCAGGATGGATGTAGTTAAAGAATGGGTTTCGAGAGACGAAGCTTGTGTTGAGGAAAATGGAAGTTCGGACTGGAAGTCACTCGAGTCTGTTAAGAGGACACTTGTACCAACGATGGATGAAACAGATAACTTGGGGTCAG GTTTCGACGATCCAGAGATATTCAAGGTAGAAAAGGAAGTGAGAGATGAAGGCTACTACGAAAACACATCAGAGAAGGCATTTACGTGA
- the LOC108842382 gene encoding uncharacterized protein LOC108842382 gives MEKLIENHHFATHAIAASASVSLGTAIAYPLDTIKTIIQVGSGPSKKLSPSQVVNRVFRFSGYSGLYSGLGWLTLGRISGVGARFGVYEILTAFYKDGRHDNYVQVSEAVLAGMVGGAAETVMTSPFELIKVRQQVTAASRAPNAAAAAETAPVVSPMINKLLRRYTLDVKSLTQTVSLLSVLNHKHPNMGAALREYPWMMTGTGNPPSAMDVKRPLDVASLEGWRALWRNLRSGLVRDCLYGGVFFGTWQFFHEAMIGWKAVGMNPLPSSEEDVGPLSPVAISIAAGFSGAVAAAASHSFDTARTRAQCVILPKYTAKERKFLKWNKPGKRLERWTGIHPTDRNLLFRGIGVRMARSSVASTVIVGSYYLAVDLLVPK, from the exons ATGGAAAAGCTTATTGAGAATCATCATTTCGCgactcatgctatagcagcctCGGCCTCTGTCTCGCTAGGAACTGCTATAGCTTACCCTCTAGATACCATCAAAACCATCATCCAG GTTGGTTCAGGACCCAGTAAGAAACTAAGCCCATCTCAAGTCGTCAACAGAGTTTTCCGCTTCTCTGGCTATTCAG GTTTGTACAGTGGTCTTGGATGGTTAACTCTAGGAAGAATCTCAGGTGTTGGTGCAAGGTTCGGTGTCTATGAGATTCTCACAGCTTTCTACAAAG ATGGTCGACATGATAACTATGTGCAAGTCAGCGAAGCTGTTCTAGCTGGGATGGTGGGAGGTGCAGCAGAAACAGTGATGACTTCTCCCTTTGAGCTAATCAAAGTCCGACAACAAGTAACCGCTGCTTCACGGGCTCCAAACGCTGCAGCTGCTGCAGAAACCGCACCGGTTGTTTCACCAATGATCAACAAACTGCTAAGAAGATACACTCTCGATGTTAAGTCATTGACGCAAACCGTCAGTCTCTTGTCCGTCTTGAACCATAAACACCCAAACATGGGAGCCGCTTTGCGAGAGTACCCATGGATGATGACTGGAACAGGGAATCCACCATCAGCCATGGATGTTAAGAGACCCCTCGATGTTGCATCACTCGAAGGATGGAGAGCGTTATGGAGGAATCTACGTTCGGGTCTTGTTAGAGATTGTCTTTACGGAGGAGTGTTCTTCGGGACATGGCAGTTTTTTCACGAGGCAATGATTGGTTGGAAAGCTGTCGGCATGAATCCTCTTCCCAG TTCTGAAGAAGACGTTGGACCTTTATCTCCGGTAGCTATTAGCATTGCCGCTGGGTTTTCTGGTGCCGTTGCAGCTGCTGCATCTCACAGCTTTGACACAGCAAGAACACGTGCACAGTGTGTAATACTGCCAAAG TATACAGCGAAAGAGAGGAAGTTTCTGAAATGGAATAAACCaggaaagagattagagagatgGACAGGAATCCATCCTACAGACAGAAACCTCCTGTTCCGAGGAATTGGGGTAAGGATGGCAAGAAGCTCTGTTGCATCGACCGTTATCGTCGGAAGCTATTACTTAGCTGTTGATTTATTGGTCCCAAAGTGA
- the LOC108842381 gene encoding uncharacterized protein LOC108842381 isoform X1, translated as MGGFTMILKSIWLSFEIVVTVKMEPELEPVALTPQKQDNAWKHCEIYKYGDRLQMRCLYCRKMFKGGGITRVKEHLAGIKGQGVICDQVPEDVRLFLQQCIEGTVRRQRKRRHASSAEPSPLPLSAPALPPCEAEPMMMVVQSDVNNGFTSPPGSSDVVEGVSGGGRTKQRPYRRKKTAFFENGSGSNNSGLIGSDMDNNLVPVAISSVKNILPAASKDRENAVHMAVGRFLFGMGADFDAVSSTNLQPMIDAIASGGYGVSAPTQGDLRSWILKSCVEETMQEVEECKAMWKRTGCSILVEELSSDHKGLRVLNFLVYCPEKTVFLKSVDASEILSCADKLFELLREVVEEVGNTHVVQVITKYEDHYAAAGKRLMGEYGSLYWVPCAAHCVDNMLEEFGKIGWISETIERAQAVTRFIYNRSDVLSMMWKFTCGNDILQPLFSTSATGFATLGRMAELKSNLQAMVASPEWNECVYFKEAMTATIDDESFWKAVAMVNDLVGPLLRVLRIACSEKRPGMGYVYAALYRAKEAIKRDMVNKEDYMVYWRIIDQWWEQQQHVHLYAASFFLNPKFFYSASEEMRSEIISFPIDCIENLVPDHDTQDKISKELNSYKNAVGVFGRNLAIRARDTMLPAEWWSTYGESCLNLSRFAIRILSQTCSSSVGCRRNLIPVEQIYQAKNSIEQKRLSDLVFVQYNMRLKQLDSESGDDTIDPLSHSRMDVVKEWVSRDEACVEENGSSDWKSLESVKRTLVPTMDETDNLGSGFDDPEIFKVEKEVRDEGYYENTSEKAFT; from the exons ATGGGGGGTTTTACAATGATTCTTAAATCTATTTGGCTATCGTTTGAGATCGTTGTTACG GTAAAGATGGAGCCAGAGCTGGAACCTGTAGCTCTCACACCTCAGAAGCAAGACAATGCGTGGAAGCACTGCGAAATCTACAAGTACGGTGACCGGCTCCAGATGAGGTGTCTCTACTGCCGCAAAATGTTCAAAGGCGGCGGTATCACTAGGGTTAAGGAGCATCTCGCCGGTATCAAGGGACAGGGAGTGATCTGCGACCAGGTTCCCGAAGATGTCAGGCTCTTCTTGCAGCAGTGCATCGAAGGAACCGTGAGGCGTCAGAGGAAGAGACGGCATGCAAGCTCGGCCGAGCCTTCGCCCTTGCCTTTGTCTGCGCCTGCTTTGCCTCCTTGTGAAGCTGAGCCGATGATGATGGTGGTTCAGTCTGATGTCAACAACGGGTTTACATCGCCTCCTGGAAGTAGTGATGTAGTTGAGGGAGTGTCGGGTGGTGGCAGGACGAAGCAGAGGCCTTACAGGAGGAAGAAGACTGCTTTTTTTGAGAATGGTAGTGGGAGCAACAACAGTGGCTTGATTGGTTCAGACATGGACAATAATCTGGTCCCCGTGGCGATTAGCAGCGTGAAGAACATTCTCCCCGCAGCTTCTAAAGATAGGGAGAACGCGGTTCATATGGCCGTGGGACGGTTTCTGTTTGGTATGGGAGCTGATTTCGATGCGGTGAGCTCTACTAATCTCCAACCGATGATCGATGCCATTGCCTCTGGAGGATACGGTGTGTCTGCACCGACGCAAGGTGATCTTCGAAGCTGGATACTGAAGAGTTGTGTGGAGGAAACGATGCAAGAAGTTGAAGAGTGCAAAGCGATGTGGAAGAGGACTGGCTGTTCAATCTTAGTCGAGGAGTTGAGCTCTGATCATAAAGGCCTTAGAGTCCTTAACTTTTTGGTCTACTGTCCTGAAAAGACAGTCTTCCTGAAATCGGTGGACGCGTCTGAGATCTTATCTTGTGCTGATAAGTTGTTTGAGCTGCTTAGGGAAGTGGTTGAAGAAGTTGGCAATACTCATGTCGTTCAAGTGATTACAAAGTACGAAGATCACTACGCTGCTGCTGGGAAAAGGCTGATGGGCGAGTACGGATCTCTCTATTGGGTTCCTTGCGCTGCACATTGCGTAGATAACATGCTGGAGGAGTTCGGGAAGATTGGGTGGATAAGCGAAACTATCGAGCGTGCTCAAGCTGTCACAAGATTCATTTACAACCGTAGTGATGTTTTGAGTATGATGTGGAAGTTCACTTGTGGCAATGATATCTTGCAGCCGTTGTTTAGCACATCCGCCACTGGTTTTGCTACGTTGGGTAGAATGGCTGAGCTCAAGTCCAATCTGCAGGCTATGGTTGCTTCACCAGAGTGGAATGAATGTGTGTATTTCAAAGAAGCTATGACTGCTACAATCGATGATGAATCCTTTTGGAAGGCTGTAGCTATGGTGAACGATTTGGTGGGTCCTCTTTTACGGGTTTTGAGGATAGCTTGTTCTGAGAAGAGGCCTGGGATGGGGTATGTGTATGCAGCACTGTACCGAGCGAAGGAAGCGATCAAGAGAGATATGGTTAACAAGGAGGATTACATGGTGTACTGGAGGATTATAGATCAATGGTGGGAGCAGCAGCAGCATGTTCATTTGTATGCTGCTAGTTTCTTTCTCAATCCCAAGTTTTTCTACAGCGCCAGTGAAGAGATGCGTAGTGAGATCATTTCGTTTCCGATTGACTGCATTGAGAATTTGGTTCCTGATCACGATACTCAAGATAAGATCAGCAAGGAGCTCAACTCTTACAAGAATGCTGTTGGAGTTTTTGGAAGGAACTTGGCGATCAGAGCTAGGGACACAATGCTTCCTG CTGAGTGGTGGTCTACATATGGAGAAAGCTGCTTGAACCTCTCACGCTTTGCAATACGCATTCTCAGTCAGACGTGCAGCTCATCGGTTGGATGCAGGAGAAACCTGATACCGGTTGAACAAATATACCAGGCAAAGAACTCAATTGAGCAAAAAAGGCTCAGCGATCTTGTGTTTGTTCAGTACAACATGCGCCTCAAACAACT GGATTCTGAAAGCGGAGATGACACGATAGATCCATTATCACACAGCAGGATGGATGTAGTTAAAGAATGGGTTTCGAGAGACGAAGCTTGTGTTGAGGAAAATGGAAGTTCGGACTGGAAGTCACTCGAGTCTGTTAAGAGGACACTTGTACCAACGATGGATGAAACAGATAACTTGGGGTCAG GTTTCGACGATCCAGAGATATTCAAGGTAGAAAAGGAAGTGAGAGATGAAGGCTACTACGAAAACACATCAGAGAAGGCATTTACGTGA